CGTCCTCGAGCAGTTCGAAGGTGATTTCGGTCGCCGCCACGCCCTTATTTACCACCAGCACTTCGAGTTCGTCGGGCAGATCCGGGTCGTCCAGAAACTGAGTGGGCAGGTTGACGGAAACGGGTACCCGAAAGCCCATCTGGCGCCACGTCAGGTGCGCGTTCAGGGCGTCTTCCATGATGCGCAGCAGCAACGCCTTGTCCAGCCCGTACCCGCGTACGGCGGTGAGAAACGTATCGGGCGACAGGCAGCCGAATGCCGGGTGCAGCCAACGCGCAAGCGCCTCGGCGCCGACGATTCGCCCGGTGGTGAGCGATTGCTTGGGCTGGAACCAGGCTTGCAGGTGCCCCTGTTGCAGCGCGTCTTCGATCGAGGCGCGGTCCAGCGCGGCGCTTGTCTGGCGCCGAACGCGCGGCGGTGCCGGCTGGTCGCGGCAAAGCAGGCTGGCCAATTGGGAGGCGTGGTGCGAGGTAAAGGGCTTGGAAAATGAGCCCAGCACGGCAAGTCCCTTTTCCCTGGCCATCATGGCAACGCTGTTGATGATGCGGCGAAGACAGGCCGACACGATTGCCAGCATGGGAGGGCGTTGCTGCCGGGCGAGCCGGTCGATGAATTGCACGCCATCCATGCCGGCCATGTTCAGGTCGATCAGCACCAGGTGATACGACTGCCGCGCGGTCTTGGTCAGGGCTGTCTCGGCGGATGACGCCACGTCTGCCTGGCTAAACCCGGCCGACGCGAGCTGATCGGCCAGGTGAACGCATTGAAACGGATGATCATCCACGATCAGGACCCGGTACTCCGACAGCTTTCTCGTCATGCGGCTTCCTTGAAGGGCGTCAGCGCCTGGCACAATGCGGCAATCGGCAATGGCTTAAGCAGGACGGTGTTCATGCCGGCTTCCTTGCTGCGCTGCAGGTCCTCGGTGAATGCGCTGGCGGTGATGCCCACGATCGGGCGGGTGTAGCCCTGGCGTCGCAGTGCGCGGGCGAGGGCGTAGCCATCGAGCTCGGGCATGTGCAGGTCAGTCAGGATGGCGTCGAAATCAAGGAGTTCGGGCAGGGCCAATGCGTCGTTGCCGTCTGACGCCAGGACCACCGTGCAGCCCAGGTGCTCAAGCTGCTCTCTCAGGATCTGCCGGCTGACCGGGTTGTCCTCGACAACGAGCAGGTGCATGTCGAGCGCATCGCGCGACGGCTCCAGCGCGGCAGGCGCCTTGGTGGCGACGCTGTCCTGTGCCAGGCGGACCGCCGCGACGATGCTGGCCAGGCTATGGCTGTCGGCCGTCCAGGTGTTTCGAGTGGGCCGCGGCTGGACGCCCGGCGGTTGCGCAAATACCCGGGCACCGCTCCAGACTGCCGGCGCCAGATCGCGTGACCAGGTTTCCACCAGGACGCCGCCCTCGCGCCGGCCATGCACGGCGGCCTTGTAGGGCATTGCCAACGCGCCGCAGTGACGCAACCACTGGCACAGATTGGCGACCACTTCGTTGTTGGCGCCCCGCACGAAGACCGGCCTGGGATCCAGCCGAACGCCCAGGTCCTCATGGGCGCCGCCGACCTGCGGCAGGGTCAGTACGAGCGACATGCTGGTGCCCAGGCCGGGTTCGCTGACGGCGCTGAGCGTTCCGCTCATCATCTCTGACAGCCGCCGGCAAATCGCAAGCCCGAGGCCCGTGCCGTGGACATTCTGGTTGGAACCGGTTTCGGCACGGTAATAGGGCTCGAAGAGCCGCGCATGGTGTTTTGCCGAGATGCCCATGCCGGTATCGGCTACCTGGAACTTCAAGGTGGCGAAATGCGCGTCCTGGCTGAGTGTTTGCAGGCGCAACACCACCTGGCCCGAGCCGGTGTACTTGATGGCGTTGTTGACGAGGTTGTTGAGAATCTGGCGAACGCGGGTGGCGTCGCCCAGGACCCGCGCTGGCGTCGCCACGTCGGCCAGGGCATGCAGATGCAGTCCCTTGGCGTCGGCGCGCGCCGCATAGGTGCCGATGACGCTGTCCAGCAACAGAACAGGCGAAAACTCGGAGGTTTCGAGCTTCAGGTAGCCGGCTTCGATGCGCGACAGGTCGAGGGTGTCGTTGATGGAGCTGAGCAAGGTTGCAGAGGACTGCTGCATCGTTTGCAGATACTGCTGTTGCTGGCTGTCCATGGCGGTCAGCCCAAGCAACTCCAGCGTGCCAAGAATGCCGAACAGCGGCGTCCGGATCTCGTGGCTCATGGTGGTCAGGAACACCGTCTTTGCGTGGTTCGCAGCGTCGGCGTGCAGCTTTGCCTGGGTAATGGAATGCTCGACCCGCTTGAACGCGGTGATGTCGTTGATGCCGCACAGGAGGACGTTCTCTGCGCGATAGGTGATCGGGGCGAACGTCAGATAGAGGCACCGGCCGTCGTCCAGTACGTATTCGCGTTCGGTGCCATGGCTGTCTTCGGTCAGCAGTCGGGCCAACAGCGCCGGATCCTCCAGCAGCCAATCCCGGGCGAGCTCATTCGACAGCAGCGGCATGCCGTCGGATCGGCGCAGAAGGCACAGGCCCACGGGCGCGACTTCGACCAGTCTTCGATTCAGCGACACGCTCTCTGCCAGGGCTTCGTATTGGCGCAGGGCGGGGGCGACGAGTTTCTTGCGGATGTGCCGTATGCCGAAGATGACGGCCGCGCACAGCAGGAGCGCACCGCCCAGCGTGGCCTGGATGGCGTAGGACGCGTCGCTCAGGATCCGGCTGACCGGTGTGTAGTAGACAAGCCGCCAGCCGTCTTCGCCGACCGATTTGCTGAGAACGACGTAGCGGGGCAACAGGCCCGGCCCCCACCAGCCGAACGCGTCCTCGCGTCCGGCGTGCTGGCTCAATCCTGCAAGGATTTGCGGGTCGTCCGGGCTGTGTAGTACGGGCGCGCCATCCTGGTCATGCAGGATGTAGCTGCCGCCGCGCAGGGACGACAGGTCGATGGCCGCGTTGATGTCGCCGAGTTCCAGGCCGATCCACCCCGCGCGGGGTGTAGAGGATTCGACGGGCGTGTACAGGTACAGCGGATTGGCGTTGTGCAGCGGCGGTTTTAGCCAGGTGATGGCATTTTGCCCGCCGTGCGCCGCGTTGGGATCCGCCATGGCGAGTTCGCGAGCGATCCAGGATTGCGCGGCGTCGTCCAGACCCGTGCGTTGGCCTGAGCGCGGCGCGACGTACGTGGTCTGCCCATTGCGAGTGGAACTGAACAACAGTTGGGTCTGCGCGAACGCAATTTCGTTGAGGTCGCGCGGGGTGAGAATCAGAGCCCAGTCATAGGCGTTCGGTTCTTCGTGCAGGGGAAAGACGTTGATCTGCCCGGTGTTGCCGAAGTGCCGTGGGGTTTCG
The DNA window shown above is from Achromobacter spanius and carries:
- a CDS encoding EAL domain-containing protein; this translates as MTRKLSEYRVLIVDDHPFQCVHLADQLASAGFSQADVASSAETALTKTARQSYHLVLIDLNMAGMDGVQFIDRLARQQRPPMLAIVSACLRRIINSVAMMAREKGLAVLGSFSKPFTSHHASQLASLLCRDQPAPPRVRRQTSAALDRASIEDALQQGHLQAWFQPKQSLTTGRIVGAEALARWLHPAFGCLSPDTFLTAVRGYGLDKALLLRIMEDALNAHLTWRQMGFRVPVSVNLPTQFLDDPDLPDELEVLVVNKGVAATEITFELLEDETPAVQGQYYMGASRLRLKGFGLAQDDFGRGYSSMYSLISTPFTELKIDRAFVSGAVDDKSQAAALVSSVQLGRQLGLQVTAEGVETAHDLALLRRIGCDCAQGYFISAAVDPDRFSQLLASARQATNPLQR
- a CDS encoding ATP-binding protein — translated: MPVKESNTLAPDVQPVPRAPTLLLHLFAAAMLACIAAAAAFLLYWSFTSTVSTYRRQMNAAAYNAQIFFDQRESLLRSLASSLVRNTDAAPASETPRHFGNTGQINVFPLHEEPNAYDWALILTPRDLNEIAFAQTQLLFSSTRNGQTTYVAPRSGQRTGLDDAAQSWIARELAMADPNAAHGGQNAITWLKPPLHNANPLYLYTPVESSTPRAGWIGLELGDINAAIDLSSLRGGSYILHDQDGAPVLHSPDDPQILAGLSQHAGREDAFGWWGPGLLPRYVVLSKSVGEDGWRLVYYTPVSRILSDASYAIQATLGGALLLCAAVIFGIRHIRKKLVAPALRQYEALAESVSLNRRLVEVAPVGLCLLRRSDGMPLLSNELARDWLLEDPALLARLLTEDSHGTEREYVLDDGRCLYLTFAPITYRAENVLLCGINDITAFKRVEHSITQAKLHADAANHAKTVFLTTMSHEIRTPLFGILGTLELLGLTAMDSQQQQYLQTMQQSSATLLSSINDTLDLSRIEAGYLKLETSEFSPVLLLDSVIGTYAARADAKGLHLHALADVATPARVLGDATRVRQILNNLVNNAIKYTGSGQVVLRLQTLSQDAHFATLKFQVADTGMGISAKHHARLFEPYYRAETGSNQNVHGTGLGLAICRRLSEMMSGTLSAVSEPGLGTSMSLVLTLPQVGGAHEDLGVRLDPRPVFVRGANNEVVANLCQWLRHCGALAMPYKAAVHGRREGGVLVETWSRDLAPAVWSGARVFAQPPGVQPRPTRNTWTADSHSLASIVAAVRLAQDSVATKAPAALEPSRDALDMHLLVVEDNPVSRQILREQLEHLGCTVVLASDGNDALALPELLDFDAILTDLHMPELDGYALARALRRQGYTRPIVGITASAFTEDLQRSKEAGMNTVLLKPLPIAALCQALTPFKEAA